The following are encoded together in the Panicum virgatum strain AP13 chromosome 6K, P.virgatum_v5, whole genome shotgun sequence genome:
- the LOC120639238 gene encoding UDP-glycosyltransferase 89B2-like, with the protein MAAPPQGKRASNGRCGDGEPHVLLVPYPAQGHLLPLLDLAALLAARGLAVTVVVTPGNAPLLAPLVAACPSVGVAALPFPFAPPLLPPGSGENTKDLPRHLFRPFMVSLAALRAPLFAWCNAQQRGRRVTAIVSDFFTGWTQPLAAELGVPHVTFSPSCALHLAMSHALWRHLPRRRRPDDAEEAVTFPEIPGSPSFPWRQLSGLFRQYVADDEVSESIRRFFLWNLDSACFVANSFAALEAPYVARPLPDLASKRVFAVGPLSDAVATSSDRGGKPAVAPASVAAWLDAFPDGSVVYVSFGTQHALSPPQAASVADALARSSAAFVWAVRPGTAVPDGFDAATASRGMVVRGWAPQVEILRHRAVGWFLTHCGWNSVLEAAAAGVAMLTWPMGADQFTDARLLAEAGVAVPVAEGADAVPDAARMAGAIAAAVGKEGEPVRERAVKLGKKAAAAVAEGGSSRRDLEELVEMLANRV; encoded by the coding sequence ATGGCCGCGCCACCCCAGGGGAAACGCGCGAGCAATGGCcgctgcggcgacggcgagccgcACGTGCTCCTCGTGCCGTACCCGGCGCAGGGCCACCTGCTCCCGCTCCTCGACctcgcggcgctgctcgccgcgcgCGGGCTCGCGGTCACCGTCGTCGTCACTCCCGGCAACGCCCCGCTCCTCGCGCCGCTGGTCGCCGCGTGCCCGTCCGTGGGCGTCGCCGCGCTGCCGTTCCCGttcgcgccgcccctgctcccgccGGGGAGCGGCGAGAACACCAAGGACCTCCCGCGCCACCTGTTCCGGCCGTTCATGGtctccctcgccgcgctccgcgcGCCGCTCTTCGCTTGGTGCAACGCCCAGCAGCGGGGCCGGCGCGTCACGGCCATCGTCTCCGACTTCTTCACGGGGTGGACgcagccgctcgccgccgagctcggggTGCCGCACGTGACgttctcgccttcctgcgcgcTGCACCTCGCCATGTCGCACGCCCTCTGGCGCCACCTGCCGCGCAGGCGCCGcccagacgacgccgaggaggCCGTCACGTTCCCAGAGATCCCCGGCTCGCCCAGCTTCCCGTGGCGCCAGCTTTCGGGGCTGTTCCGGCAGTACGTGGCCGACGACGAGGTGTCCGAGTCGATCCGCCGGTTCTTCCTGTGGAACCTGGACAGCGCGTGCTTCGTCGCCAACTCGTTCGCGGCGCTCGAGGCGCCCTACGTGGCGCGCCCGCTCCCCGACCTGGCGTCGAAGCGGGTGTTCGCCGTGGGCCCGCTGTCCGACGCCGTGGCCACCTCCAGCGACCGCGGCGGGAAGcccgcggtggcgccggcgagcgtggcgGCGTGGCTGGACGCCTTCCCCGACGGCTCCGTCGTGTACGTCAGCTTCGGGACGCAGCACGCGCTGTCCCCGCCGCAGGCGGCCTCCGTGGCGGACGCGCTggcgcggagctcggcggcgttCGTGTGGGCTGTGCGCCCGGGCACCGCGGTCCCGGACGGGTTcgacgcggcgacggcgtcgcgcGGCATGGTGGTCCGCGGGTGGGCACCGCAGGTGGAGATCCTGCGCCACCGCGCCGTGGGGTGGTTCCTGACGCACTGCGGCTGGAACTCGGTgctcgaggccgcggcggccggcgtggcgaTGCTCACGTGGCCGATGGGCGCCGACCAGTTCACGGACGCGCGGCTGCTCGCGGAGGCCGGCGTGGCCGTGCCCGTGGCGGAGGGCGCCGACGCCGTGCCGGACGCCGCGCGGATGGCGGGCGCGATCGCCGCGGCGGTCGGGAAGGAAGGTGAGCCCGTGAGGGAGCGCGCGGTTAAGCTCGGGAAGAAggcggccgccgcggtggcAGAGGGCGGGAGCTCGCGCAGGGACCTGGAGGAGCTGGTGGAAATGCTCGCTAACCGCGTCTAG